A window from Triticum aestivum cultivar Chinese Spring chromosome 6D, IWGSC CS RefSeq v2.1, whole genome shotgun sequence encodes these proteins:
- the LOC123141419 gene encoding ribonuclease III domain-containing protein RNC1, chloroplastic isoform X2 has product MARAPHQLPLTLRRISRTTTGPSMAWAPTPAPSASPAMAQAVWRPCSCPAPAVSEVAHRKKAVSPKKKYPRPILAAIRRRPYLDGCLLEAKLAWLRQSGFLGVNTVCIHPVLYPPNAHWRLCIKASASLHRA; this is encoded by the exons ATGGCGCGGGCTCCACACCAGCTCCCCCTGACACTCCGCCGGATCTCCCGCACCACCACCGGGCCATCCATGGCGTGGGCTCCAACACCCGCTCCTTCCGCTTCCCCGGCCATGGCGCAGGCAGTTTGGCGGCCATGCTCATGCCCAGCACCGGCCGTCTCG GAGGTCGCGCATCGGAAGAAGGCCGTCTCCCCCAAGAAGAAGTACCCGCGGCCTATCCTCGCCGCTATCCGCCGCCGACCGTACCTGGATGGATGCCTCCTCGAGGCCAAGCTTGCGTGGCTGCGGCAATCCGGCTTTCTTGGCGTCAACACAGTCTGCATCCATCCAGTACTCTATCCACCAAA TGCGCATTGGCGGTTGTGCATTAAGGCCTCTGCTTCCCTTCATCGCGCCTGA
- the LOC123141419 gene encoding uncharacterized protein isoform X1, producing MARAPHQLPLTLRRISRTTTGPSMAWAPTPAPSASPAMAQAVWRPCSCPAPAVSLSHLFQEVAHRKKAVSPKKKYPRPILAAIRRRPYLDGCLLEAKLAWLRQSGFLGVNTVCIHPVLYPPNAHWRLCIKASASLHRA from the exons ATGGCGCGGGCTCCACACCAGCTCCCCCTGACACTCCGCCGGATCTCCCGCACCACCACCGGGCCATCCATGGCGTGGGCTCCAACACCCGCTCCTTCCGCTTCCCCGGCCATGGCGCAGGCAGTTTGGCGGCCATGCTCATGCCCAGCACCGGCCGTCTCG CTGAGCCATCTCTTCCAGGAGGTCGCGCATCGGAAGAAGGCCGTCTCCCCCAAGAAGAAGTACCCGCGGCCTATCCTCGCCGCTATCCGCCGCCGACCGTACCTGGATGGATGCCTCCTCGAGGCCAAGCTTGCGTGGCTGCGGCAATCCGGCTTTCTTGGCGTCAACACAGTCTGCATCCATCCAGTACTCTATCCACCAAA TGCGCATTGGCGGTTGTGCATTAAGGCCTCTGCTTCCCTTCATCGCGCCTGA
- the LOC123141419 gene encoding ribonuclease III domain-containing protein RNC1, chloroplastic isoform X4, whose protein sequence is MARAPHQLPLTLRRISRTTTGPSMAWAPTPAPSASPAMAQAVWRPCSCPAPAVSEVAHRKKAVSPKKKYPRPILAAIRRRPYLDGCLLEAKLAWLRQSGFLGVNTVCIHPCALAVVH, encoded by the exons ATGGCGCGGGCTCCACACCAGCTCCCCCTGACACTCCGCCGGATCTCCCGCACCACCACCGGGCCATCCATGGCGTGGGCTCCAACACCCGCTCCTTCCGCTTCCCCGGCCATGGCGCAGGCAGTTTGGCGGCCATGCTCATGCCCAGCACCGGCCGTCTCG GAGGTCGCGCATCGGAAGAAGGCCGTCTCCCCCAAGAAGAAGTACCCGCGGCCTATCCTCGCCGCTATCCGCCGCCGACCGTACCTGGATGGATGCCTCCTCGAGGCCAAGCTTGCGTGGCTGCGGCAATCCGGCTTTCTTGGCGTCAACACAGTCTGCATCCATCCA TGCGCATTGGCGGTTGTGCATTAA
- the LOC123141419 gene encoding ribonuclease III domain-containing protein RNC1, chloroplastic isoform X3 → MARAPHQLPLTLRRISRTTTGPSMAWAPTPAPSASPAMAQAVWRPCSCPAPAVSLSHLFQEVAHRKKAVSPKKKYPRPILAAIRRRPYLDGCLLEAKLAWLRQSGFLGVNTVCIHPCALAVVH, encoded by the exons ATGGCGCGGGCTCCACACCAGCTCCCCCTGACACTCCGCCGGATCTCCCGCACCACCACCGGGCCATCCATGGCGTGGGCTCCAACACCCGCTCCTTCCGCTTCCCCGGCCATGGCGCAGGCAGTTTGGCGGCCATGCTCATGCCCAGCACCGGCCGTCTCG CTGAGCCATCTCTTCCAGGAGGTCGCGCATCGGAAGAAGGCCGTCTCCCCCAAGAAGAAGTACCCGCGGCCTATCCTCGCCGCTATCCGCCGCCGACCGTACCTGGATGGATGCCTCCTCGAGGCCAAGCTTGCGTGGCTGCGGCAATCCGGCTTTCTTGGCGTCAACACAGTCTGCATCCATCCA TGCGCATTGGCGGTTGTGCATTAA